The following proteins come from a genomic window of Candidatus Limnocylindria bacterium:
- a CDS encoding aldehyde dehydrogenase family protein: MTLPALNYIGGAWVESTSRARVRDVNPARSSESLGDATVSTPADVVHAIDAAAAAYQEWRRTPPPQRGDIVRKAADLMERRRVELARLLTEEEGKTLPESLGEVDRAVANVRFAAAQGSRLTGETIPSTQRGTFIYTVRDPLGVVACITPWNFPVAIPAWKIAPALVAGNAVVFKPATLTPLCAAQVVQCFIDGGVPDGVL; encoded by the coding sequence ATGACGCTTCCGGCGCTGAACTACATCGGCGGCGCGTGGGTCGAGTCGACCTCGCGCGCGCGGGTACGCGACGTGAATCCGGCGCGCAGCAGCGAGTCGCTCGGCGACGCGACGGTCTCGACGCCGGCGGACGTCGTGCACGCGATCGACGCGGCCGCCGCCGCATATCAGGAGTGGCGGCGGACGCCGCCGCCGCAGCGCGGCGACATCGTGCGCAAAGCAGCTGATCTCATGGAGCGGCGACGCGTCGAGCTCGCGCGCCTGCTCACGGAGGAGGAGGGCAAGACGCTCCCCGAGTCGCTGGGCGAGGTCGATCGGGCGGTCGCGAACGTGCGCTTCGCGGCGGCGCAGGGCTCGCGCCTCACCGGCGAGACGATCCCGTCGACGCAGCGCGGCACGTTCATCTACACCGTGCGCGATCCGCTCGGCGTCGTCGCGTGCATCACGCCCTGGAACTTCCCAGTCGCGATCCCCGCGTGGAAGATCGCGCCTGCTCTCGTCGCTGGGAACGCCGTCGTGTTCAAGCCCGCGACGCTCACACCGCTCTGCGCAGCGCAGGTCGTGCAGTGCTTCATCGACGGTGGCGTCCCGGACGGCGTCCT
- a CDS encoding nitrilase-related carbon-nitrogen hydrolase: MTTVKAALVQVAWTGDKDSMVAKHVKYIEQAAQQGAQVMCLQELFYGPYFCQVQDTKHYSYTEKIPDGPTTKLMQELAKKHGIVLIAPMYEEDQVGVYYNTAAVIDADGKYLGKYRKTHIPHVNGFWEKFYFRPGNMGYPVFDTAVGKVGVYICYDRHFPEGARMLGLHGAELVFIPSATSRGLSMHLWFIEQTAHAIANGYWVGTINRVGQEKEFGPNDYYGSSYFADPRGKIIAQASEKDEQLLVADLNMDLVREVRNTWQFYRDRRPDMYDDMVKP, from the coding sequence GTGACGACGGTGAAGGCTGCGCTCGTCCAGGTCGCCTGGACCGGGGACAAAGACTCCATGGTCGCCAAGCACGTGAAGTACATCGAGCAGGCAGCGCAGCAGGGCGCCCAGGTCATGTGCCTGCAGGAGCTCTTCTACGGGCCGTACTTCTGCCAGGTGCAGGACACCAAGCACTACTCGTACACGGAGAAGATCCCTGACGGGCCGACCACCAAGCTCATGCAGGAGCTCGCCAAGAAGCACGGCATCGTCCTCATCGCGCCGATGTATGAGGAGGACCAGGTCGGCGTCTACTACAACACCGCCGCGGTGATCGACGCCGATGGGAAATACCTGGGGAAATACCGGAAGACGCACATCCCGCACGTGAACGGGTTCTGGGAGAAGTTCTACTTCCGTCCCGGGAACATGGGGTATCCCGTGTTCGACACAGCGGTCGGAAAAGTGGGCGTCTATATCTGCTATGACCGCCACTTCCCCGAAGGGGCGCGCATGCTCGGGCTGCACGGCGCCGAGCTCGTGTTCATCCCGTCCGCGACGTCGCGCGGCCTGTCGATGCATCTGTGGTTCATCGAGCAGACCGCTCACGCGATCGCGAACGGCTACTGGGTCGGAACGATCAACCGGGTCGGTCAGGAGAAGGAATTCGGGCCGAACGACTACTACGGCTCGTCGTACTTCGCGGACCCGCGTGGCAAGATCATCGCGCAGGCATCGGAGAAGGACGAGCAGCTCCTCGTCGCGGACCTGAACATGGACCTCGTGCGCGAGGTCCGCAACACGTGGCAGTTCTACCGCGACCGCCGGCCGGACATGTACGACGACATGGTGAAGCCGTAG
- a CDS encoding cytosine permease yields the protein MTTSVVVTADGKHELSGDLPRSQLYNKDLAPTPARLRNWGLYSFLAFWVGCCVVIPSWSLANIGLVFGFDPATSIFVVVLGNAIVTVPLLLNSHVGAKYGIPYPVFVRASFGTWGANVAAVLRGIVACGWFGIESWLGGYAMYVLVGILFPGFKDPPVKVDWFVLPGPFQMSMFLLFLVIQVWLAIAAPPWKGSRAIKVMFDWSAPFLLAFTLFLFIYFGFRVGFDKMFNFQLTPDKPLGGGLYFWFLLLNINVGFWATMALNISDVTRFAKEQTRQMIGQAIGLVGTMAFFSGMGVLVTAGGVSAYSETIKDTANQAGTANDLWNPINLFAKLNGDLGPIIIVLALIFVVLAQLSTNIGANVIAPANDFQNLAPKRLNWAWGVIITAVIGTLLQPWVLFFNALSYAITWLSGYGGFLGAIGGIMIADYWLLRRQKLNLLELYREDGVYSYRNTWGVNPYAIIALLIGIVPPFIGWLNVIGWFVKIDGYQGSWLDWLQTGSWFWSFGTALVSYYALMTLFGKRYLEEQTGEPVGGAPQRASARA from the coding sequence GAGCTCTCGGGGGACCTGCCCAGGTCCCAGCTCTACAACAAGGACCTCGCGCCGACTCCAGCCCGGCTCCGCAACTGGGGCCTGTACTCATTCCTCGCGTTCTGGGTCGGCTGCTGTGTCGTCATCCCGTCGTGGAGCCTGGCCAACATCGGCCTCGTCTTCGGATTCGATCCCGCCACCTCGATCTTCGTCGTGGTGCTGGGCAACGCCATCGTGACGGTGCCGTTGCTCCTGAACTCGCACGTCGGAGCGAAGTACGGGATCCCGTACCCGGTCTTCGTGCGCGCGTCCTTCGGCACGTGGGGCGCCAACGTCGCGGCCGTGCTGCGCGGGATCGTCGCGTGCGGCTGGTTCGGCATCGAGTCGTGGCTTGGCGGCTACGCGATGTATGTCCTCGTCGGCATCCTGTTCCCCGGGTTCAAGGATCCGCCGGTGAAGGTCGACTGGTTCGTCCTGCCCGGGCCGTTCCAGATGTCGATGTTCCTGCTGTTCCTCGTGATCCAGGTCTGGCTGGCGATCGCGGCGCCGCCCTGGAAGGGGTCCCGTGCGATCAAGGTGATGTTCGACTGGTCCGCGCCGTTCCTGCTCGCCTTCACCTTGTTCCTGTTCATCTACTTCGGGTTCCGGGTCGGCTTCGACAAGATGTTCAACTTCCAGCTCACACCGGACAAGCCGCTCGGTGGCGGTCTCTACTTCTGGTTCCTGCTGCTGAACATCAATGTGGGCTTCTGGGCCACGATGGCCCTGAATATCTCGGACGTGACGCGTTTCGCGAAAGAGCAAACGCGGCAGATGATCGGGCAGGCCATCGGCCTCGTCGGCACGATGGCGTTCTTCAGCGGCATGGGCGTACTTGTCACCGCGGGTGGCGTGAGCGCCTATTCCGAGACGATCAAAGACACCGCCAATCAGGCCGGCACAGCGAACGACCTGTGGAACCCGATCAACCTGTTCGCGAAGCTGAATGGTGATCTCGGTCCGATCATCATCGTTCTCGCGCTCATCTTCGTGGTGCTCGCGCAACTCTCGACGAACATCGGAGCCAACGTGATCGCTCCGGCGAACGATTTCCAGAACCTCGCACCGAAACGGCTGAACTGGGCCTGGGGCGTCATCATCACCGCGGTCATCGGCACGCTGCTCCAGCCCTGGGTGCTGTTCTTCAACGCGTTGTCCTACGCGATCACCTGGCTGTCGGGATATGGCGGCTTCCTCGGCGCGATCGGCGGCATCATGATCGCCGACTACTGGCTGCTGCGGCGGCAGAAGCTGAACCTCCTCGAGCTCTATCGGGAGGATGGGGTCTACAGCTACCGGAACACATGGGGCGTCAATCCCTACGCGATCATCGCGCTGCTCATCGGGATCGTTCCGCCGTTCATCGGCTGGCTGAACGTCATCGGCTGGTTCGTCAAGATCGACGGCTACCAGGGCTCGTGGCTCGACTGGCTCCAGACCGGGTCTTGGTTCTGGAGCTTCGGCACAGCCCTCGTGTCCTATTACGCACTGATGACGCTGTTCGGTAAGCGCTACCTCGAGGAGCAGACCGGGGAGCCGGTCGGCGGCGCCCCGCAACGGGCCTCGGCGCGGGCCTAG